Sequence from the Actinocatenispora sera genome:
CCGTCGGATGCAGGTCGCCGAGTAGCCCGCATACCCTCGACCCTGTGACGACACCCGGACCGCACAACCCCACCCGCGCAGCGGCAGCAGCCGGAGCCCTCTTCACCGACGCCGAGGGCCGCATCATGATGGTGCGCGCCACCTACAAGGATTACTGGGACATCCCCGGCGGCTACGTCGAGCCCGGCGAGACCCCCTACGAAGCCTGCGTACGCGAAGTCGAAGAAGAACTCGGCATCCGCCCCACCATCGGCCGCCTCCTCGTCGCCGACTGGGCCCCCTCAGACCGCGACGGCGACAAAATCCTCTTCATCTTCAACGGCGGCCACCTCACCAACGAACAGCACGCCACTATCAAGTTCCAGGATGCGGAGATTGCTGAGTACCGATATGTCCATCTCGACCAGAACCGCGAGCTGACTCTTCCTCGGCTAGTCCTCAGGTTGGCTGCTGCGCAACAAGCAGTGACGTCAGGGGACACGAACTATCTCGAAAACGGCCACCCTCTTCAATAGATTACCGAGGTTTTCAATTGGTGAACTGCTCTACCGGCGGTTACGGAGAGGTCGGGACCATCCAGAGGACTGGACTCTCCGCCGCGATCACGGTAAAGTAAGCAGCCAAGC
This genomic interval carries:
- a CDS encoding NUDIX domain-containing protein; protein product: MTTPGPHNPTRAAAAAGALFTDAEGRIMMVRATYKDYWDIPGGYVEPGETPYEACVREVEEELGIRPTIGRLLVADWAPSDRDGDKILFIFNGGHLTNEQHATIKFQDAEIAEYRYVHLDQNRELTLPRLVLRLAAAQQAVTSGDTNYLENGHPLQ